The following DNA comes from Alnus glutinosa chromosome 6, dhAlnGlut1.1, whole genome shotgun sequence.
GTACCTTTATAGATATCAACTATAAACTTCTAGCTCAATCTGTTAAAATATTAAGTAAATGAAGTCATTTCTAtcggtttaaacttttgagacaattaataatttaatatggtaccAGAGTAGGCGTCTTGAGTTCACAGTTAACCGACATTTCAGTATCAGAATtacatttgttttctttctaaatttatgGTCAAAGGTTTGATGATGTGGATATATATGAAATTGTTGTTCCTTTTTCCAGGAAATGAAGTGAGTGGACGTGGAATTGGAACAAGTGTTTCATCAGATGATTATGCAGCAGACCTAAACTCTCTCCAAAAAATAGTGCAAGATATTTATGCTGGTTTTGAAGTAAAACCCCAAGTGATAGCACCAGGAGGCTTCTTTGACGCAGACTGGTTCACTGCATTCATACAGAAAACACCTAAATCTCTTCAAGTAGTTACCCACCACATTTACAGCCTTGGTCCAGGTAAAATTAGCATTTCATAAcaccaaattcaaaatattatttaaatgattaaatcaataattttctatcagtttaaactCTTGAAATAATCGGTGATTTCAATATTCCGTCCTGAGTTTGAATTTGAACTaaggctaaattttttttacacgaaattagcggattAGGGTTGAGGGatatgacccgtttaattaaatgggtcgagttATGGTCAAACCTATACAGTCTTATACCGATGTTTCGACACGACCTGTAAACTTAATacgaacccaacacgaaattacTTCACATCTATTGTGCAAAGCATGCAGTTATTAATAGACAGAAGAATCATGCGGGTTATGGTTGAAGGGtctaaccatttaattaaataggtcgaaTTAACGttgatatatataatcttatattcataTCTCAATACGACCCGCGCATGATACGCGAGCAGAGGAAATTGACACTCCGAGTCTTCCTAAACAGTCATTTTTActcacttctttttcttttcttttttccaaaaaataggCAGTAATGATCACCTTATTGAGGAGATCCTAGATCCATCTACACTGGACAGCATATGGCAGACTTTTGGAAGACTTCAAAGCATTCTGAAGAATACTGGGACTCCAGCAGTTGCATGGGTTGGGGAAGCTGGGGGAGCTTATAACAGCGGCCATAATCTCGTCactaattcttttgtttttagctTCTGGTAATTGATTACTTTGCTCTCTTcaaatcttttctttcatgcttctttttttttattattattattattattattatatatttttatttttggatagtgatCATATTCTTTTCCATTGAATAAACAAACAGGTACTTAGACCAGCTTGGAATGGCATCATCTTTTGATACCAAAACATATTGCAGACAAACATTGATAGGTGGAAACTATGGCCTCCTCGACACCTCCACCTCTGTTCCAAATCCCGATTACTACAGGTTATTCTTCAACTTCAAGTacaagttttcttttaaattgggtttcacaaaattttcctttattatCACATGGTCAATATAATAAATTGGGTTGACAAATTTTCTCCGACCCATTTTGGAGTTTGGAGTACTGGTTACAACTCGTGTTCGCATATCGGGTTCAAGTCATATTAAGATatgagtataaaactatatagatcAACCATGATCCGACTCATTTAACCTTTCAATTCTCACCCGCTAATTTCTTGTTGAATTCATTTCAAATTCACATGTCATTTCAAAAATTGCTAACCCTAAATGTCGTTTCGGATTCGAGTTGTGTcaaaaatataagattatatagatcAACCCTAACTCAACCTATTTAATTGAATGGTGTCGAGGGGAATGCCGATGCACATGGAAAGCTaatgaatatttgttttatttcacAGTGCCCTTCTTTTTCACCGATTAATGGGAAACAACGTTCTGTCCACAAGCTTCTCGGGAACAAGTAAAATACGTGCTTATGCTCACTGTTCAAAGAAAACGGTGAGTACAATCTACAGTtagcagaaaaaagaaaaaagaaagaagaaagtttGCTAATTCATTGAGTTTCCATGGCTCTGCAGCAAGGAATCACGTTGCTTCTGATCAACCTAGACGGTAACACTACATTTCACGTGCGTGTGTCGACTGAAAATGGTACCAGTAACCTCATGACTACAACTacacaagaaaatcaaagtCCAAGAACAAAATTGGCTACAGTGGCTGGAGGGCCTGTAATTGGTAAGAGTACAAGGGAAGAATATCACTTGACAGCAAAAGATGGGGATTTACACAGCCAAACAATGCTTCTAAATGGGAAAATACTTGCTGTAGATTCAACTGGGGATATTCCACCATTGGAACCAATACATGTAAATGAATCAGATCCAATAGCTGTTGCTTCTTTCTCCATTGTATTTGCTCAAATACCTTATATTAACTTCCCTGCCTGTAAGTAATTGATCAATCCCACTTTCAAGTATAccaacaaaatatgaaaatatgaaaattttgtgcattttttttttaatcttattctATAAGAtggaagaaaaccaaaaaatgaaatgttTACAGGGCAGTTGTGTTTGGTTCAACGTAAAATGTATTAATCATTACTTGGAAACCAAAATTGAAATTGGCTATGATGCTcactgattttattttttaatttttttttataagtaaaagaacagtgattttattttttaatagctaCCCACAATTGAACATCTTCCTTAAATGTCTGGGAGAAAAACTGCATTCACCCAAATCTTACACAGCAGAATCCCAATAATTAGTTAAAAAATGTGAACCTGGAAGCCGTTCAAGTTGCCGTCACCTGCTGCTCTTGAAGTGCGAGTGGAACAGCTGGTCTCCAAGTAGTCCCTTCAGCGCTATCCATAAGAGCAATTCCAACAGCAGCTAAATCTTTCCTAACTGCATCTGATTTTTCATACTCCTTGTTCCTCCTTGCTGCAGtcctttcttctattttttttaagacttGGTCTTCTGTCAACTTAGCACGCTTCAAAGCCTTTTCCATCAGCTGCTGCAAAACCTGTAGCACAAGAAAGTAAATCTTaactacaaaatacacaaacaGCTAACATTAGCAATCAGAATATGAGGAACATCACGTCTGAAACCATTCAAATATCTGAAATCATAAAAGAAGTGTGAAACGGTGGAGAAATAGAAAGAGTGAACATTGTCATAATGAAACAGAGAGCAGTCTCCAAACATGAATCTTCTGTACCTCTGAGTAACTTGTGGGCATCAATCCTAAAACAGTCAGAACATTCCTGATTATCCTTTCCAAAGCTGCAAGAGATTCCATTCGTAAATCTTGCTTCTTCCCCTGCTTGGATCATTCAGTAACACAGGGTACAAAGACAAATGAGAGAGTAGGAATCATATCATACCAATATTAAGAAACAAGTGCACCAATTATACTGCAGGGAGAAGCAACAGAGCAAGAATCTCAATCGTGCATGAAATTTACTGCAAAAATTATGGCAGCAATTTGGCCAGGTCCCCAAATAAGACCCTTAAATTTGCCACAAACAAGTTAGGTTCTCAGGTTGAAATCATGGACTTAGGATTCAGGTTCGGTTATCAAGTCATATTAACAATGCTTGAAACCCCCACTTATGTTTAATGTCAAACCAACTCAAAACTTATTTTCATGCCAAAATACAAGCCAACATCACATCCTATGAGTTTCTTCCAAGACGTACACAATACATTCAATCAAAATGAAATAAGCATAACAAAGTTACATATCGATACCAATAAACATGTGTATGTGAAATACAATACCTTACGGGTATGTAGGAGATCATTGATGGTCTTTAATGGGTCAGATATTGCAGCCAGAACAACAGGAGTGTGAAGATCATCTGACATTGAGGCTCCAAAAATGTTTTGGAAGTCATTGATGCAATTTGCAGTATCAGGTGGGATCAAATCCGCTCGAATGGCTACCTCATTCTGGCTTAGAACATTTTCACA
Coding sequences within:
- the LOC133870704 gene encoding heparanase-like protein 3, with the translated sequence MFELALTRLRMRKAVFYGMGSLFFLFLVSFCLYWVIHSCSQNTTTGPEDIIEGIVFVNGTTAIGRIDDDFVCATLDWWPPDKCDYGTCSWGQASILNLDLNNKVLMNAIKAFSPLKIRVGGTLQDRVIYEREGNPQPCTPFVKNTSEFLGFSQACLPLSRWDQLNIFFNKTGAVVVFGLNELSGKTRDSQGATVGAWNSSDAESLIRYTVNKGYTIHGWELGNEVSGRGIGTSVSSDDYAADLNSLQKIVQDIYAGFEVKPQVIAPGGFFDADWFTAFIQKTPKSLQVVTHHIYSLGPGSNDHLIEEILDPSTLDSIWQTFGRLQSILKNTGTPAVAWVGEAGGAYNSGHNLVTNSFVFSFWYLDQLGMASSFDTKTYCRQTLIGGNYGLLDTSTSVPNPDYYSALLFHRLMGNNVLSTSFSGTSKIRAYAHCSKKTQGITLLLINLDGNTTFHVRVSTENGTSNLMTTTTQENQSPRTKLATVAGGPVIGKSTREEYHLTAKDGDLHSQTMLLNGKILAVDSTGDIPPLEPIHVNESDPIAVASFSIVFAQIPYINFPACK